From the genome of Heliangelus exortis unplaced genomic scaffold, bHelExo1.hap1 Scaffold_75, whole genome shotgun sequence, one region includes:
- the NIT1 gene encoding deaminated glutathione amidase — protein MSCPPGQKALVAVAQVTSTPEKERNVALCSSLVREAAQRGAAIVFLPEGFDYIGADTEQTLSLAEGLDGDIMGRYAQLARECGVWLSLGGFHERAQDWAATGRIYNCHAVLDPTGALVAAYRKCHLCDVELEGSVTMRESSFTNPGTQILPPISTPAGKLGLSICYDLRFPELSLALRGAGAEILSFPSAFTFPTGSAHWEVLLRARAIETQCYVVAAAQTGRNHERRVSYGHSLVVDPWGAVVAQCHEGPGLCYAEIDLQYLHRVRREIPVQNHRRRDLYGTVRLGPEP, from the exons ATGTCGTGTCCCCCGGGGCAGAAGGCTTTGGTGGCGGTGGCTCAGGTCACCTCCACCCCGGAGAAGGAGCGGAACGTGGCCCTTTGCTCCTCCCTGGTGCGGGAGGCGGCTCAGCGCGGCGCCGCCATCGTCTTCCTCCCCGAGGGCTTCGATTACATCGGGGCGGACACGGAGCAGACCCTGAGCCTGGCGGAGGGACTGGATGGGGACATCATGGGGCGCTACGCACAGCTGGCCAG ggagTGTGGCGTGTGGCTGTCCCTGGGGGGCTTCCACGAGCGGGCCCAGGACTGGGCCGCCACGGGGCGCATCTACAACTGCCACGCGGTGCTGGACCCCACGG GGGCGTTGGTGGCCGCCTACAGGAAGTGTCACCTGTGTGACGTGGAGCTGGAGGGCAGCGTCACCATGAGGGAGAGCAGCTTCACCAACCCCGGCACCCAAATCCTGCCCCCCATCAGCACCCCCGCGGGGAAG ctgGGCCTCTCCATCTGCTACGATCTCCGTTTCCCGGAGCTCTCCCTGGCTCTGCGCGGTGCCGGAGCCGAgatcctctccttcccctctgccttcaCCTTCCCCACCGGTTCGGCCCATTGGGAG gttCTGCTGCGGGCCCGGGCCATCGAGACCCAGTGCTACGTGGTGGCCGCGGCCCAAACGGGTCGGAACCACGAGCGCCGCGTGTCCTACGGGCACTCCCTGGTGGTGGATCCCTGGGGGGCGGTGGTGGCCCAGTGCCACGAGGGGCCGGGGCTCTGCTACGCCGAGATCGACCTCCAGTACCTGCACCGGGTCCGCAGGGAGATCCCGGTCCAGAACCATCGGCGCCGCGACCTCTACGGCACCGTGAGGCTGGGACCAGAACCCTGA